Proteins co-encoded in one Kutzneria chonburiensis genomic window:
- a CDS encoding ABC transporter ATP-binding protein, whose amino-acid sequence MTAPVLEAVDVTKHFPVRGLVKRGGGRVVHAVDNVSLKLYAGRITALVGESGSGKSTLARLLAQLYPVTSGEIRLHGTPVQATRGKAFRDHASKVQLILQDPFASFNPVASILSTLRRAVSIHHGDKRGDEQLAVIDDLLTQTNLVPPRQFTQKFPHELSGGQLQRVSIARALAASPDVFLADEPVSSLDVSIRLGILNLLRRLTEERDVAMLYVTHDIASARYFAADTAVMYAGEIVETGPSETVTQQAAHPYTQLLISSAPDPSRKDANRVKDIGQPPSLISPPSGCRFHPRCPFAMDRCKQEKPPTFELADGHTARCWLYADKPDTPERADAQ is encoded by the coding sequence ATGACCGCACCGGTGTTGGAGGCCGTCGACGTCACGAAGCACTTCCCGGTGCGCGGCCTGGTCAAGCGGGGCGGCGGGCGGGTCGTGCACGCCGTGGACAACGTGTCGCTGAAGCTGTACGCGGGCCGGATCACCGCCCTGGTCGGTGAATCCGGCTCGGGAAAGTCCACTTTGGCCCGTCTGCTGGCCCAGCTGTACCCGGTGACCAGCGGCGAGATCCGCCTGCACGGCACGCCCGTGCAGGCCACCCGGGGCAAGGCGTTCCGCGACCACGCCAGCAAGGTTCAGCTGATCCTCCAGGACCCGTTCGCCTCGTTCAATCCGGTCGCCTCGATCCTCAGCACGCTGCGCCGCGCGGTGTCCATCCATCACGGCGACAAGCGCGGCGACGAGCAGCTCGCCGTGATCGACGACCTGCTCACGCAGACGAACCTGGTGCCACCGCGCCAGTTCACCCAGAAGTTCCCGCACGAGCTGTCCGGCGGGCAGCTCCAGCGGGTGTCCATCGCCCGCGCGCTGGCCGCCAGCCCGGACGTGTTCCTGGCCGACGAGCCGGTGTCCAGTTTGGACGTCTCCATCCGGCTCGGCATCCTGAACCTGTTGCGGCGCTTGACCGAAGAGCGCGACGTGGCCATGCTCTACGTCACGCACGACATCGCGTCGGCCCGTTACTTCGCCGCCGACACGGCCGTGATGTACGCGGGCGAGATCGTCGAGACCGGGCCGTCGGAGACCGTGACCCAGCAGGCCGCCCACCCGTACACGCAGCTGCTGATCTCCTCTGCGCCCGACCCATCACGCAAGGATGCCAACCGGGTCAAGGACATCGGCCAGCCGCCCAGCCTGATCTCGCCGCCGAGCGGCTGCCGGTTCCATCCGCGCTGCCCGTTCGCGATGGACCGCTGCAAGCAGGAGAAGCCGCCGACCTTCGAACTCGCCGACGGCCACACCGCCCGGTGCTGGCTGTACGCGGACAAGCCCGACACGCCGGAAAGGGCCGATGCCCAGTGA
- a CDS encoding ABC transporter ATP-binding protein: protein MAYAITRLHKPPAAIPQGEIRYTNPDGSTVDVLAMDDEQLRAFRWEELSIVFQSAMHALNPIMRIGEQIEDALVAHRPGSTAPERAARIVELLGIVGIPADRANSYPHELSGGMRQRAMIAVGLALDPEIIVMDEPTTALDVVIQRQIIDKIMELKDRLGFSVIFITHDLSLLIEMSDTIAVMYGGRIVEMAAADDFHERPQHPYSRGLLESFPTLSGPKKELSGIPGSPPDLRRLPSGCSFRPRCPAVFEACAEHEPRLYRIGASSAACLLYSDDHAVKMGESA, encoded by the coding sequence TTGGCCTACGCCATCACTCGGCTGCACAAGCCGCCGGCCGCGATACCGCAAGGCGAGATCCGGTACACCAACCCGGACGGGTCCACTGTGGACGTTTTGGCCATGGACGACGAGCAGCTGCGCGCGTTCCGCTGGGAGGAGCTGTCCATCGTCTTCCAGTCGGCGATGCACGCGCTCAACCCGATCATGCGCATCGGCGAGCAGATCGAGGACGCGCTGGTGGCCCACCGGCCCGGCAGCACCGCGCCGGAACGGGCCGCGCGGATCGTCGAACTCCTCGGCATCGTGGGCATTCCGGCCGACCGCGCCAACTCCTACCCGCACGAGCTCTCCGGCGGCATGCGGCAGCGGGCGATGATCGCGGTCGGGCTGGCCCTCGACCCGGAGATCATCGTCATGGACGAGCCGACCACCGCGCTGGACGTGGTGATCCAGCGGCAGATCATCGACAAGATCATGGAGCTCAAGGACCGGCTGGGCTTCTCGGTCATCTTCATCACCCACGACCTGTCGCTGCTGATCGAGATGTCCGACACGATCGCCGTGATGTACGGCGGCCGGATCGTGGAGATGGCCGCGGCCGACGACTTCCACGAGCGGCCGCAACATCCCTACAGCCGCGGTCTGCTGGAGTCGTTCCCCACGCTGAGCGGCCCGAAGAAGGAGCTGTCCGGCATTCCCGGCTCGCCGCCGGACCTACGGCGGCTGCCCAGCGGCTGCTCGTTCCGGCCGCGCTGCCCAGCCGTCTTCGAGGCCTGCGCCGAGCACGAGCCGCGGCTGTACCGGATCGGCGCGTCGTCGGCCGCCTGCCTGCTGTATTCCGATGATCACGCCGTGAAGATGGGTGAGAGCGCATGA
- a CDS encoding ABC transporter permease yields MRTVLRKLGFYLLTAWVAISLNFLIPRIMPGDPAEHLINQFHGKLSPAAIQALRVLFGQPDASMWTQYLNYWRSILTGDFGISYAYYPADVSTVLGQSMYWTLGLITACTILGFLIGTGLGIVAGWKRGSWLDSLIPVTTFLSSIPYFWFAIIIVLVFAITLNWFPLSGGYSVDTTIGFSGDFIASALYYAVLPAATIVITSVGGWLISMRNMMVTTLSEDYVRLAEAKGLSKRRVMYKYAARNAMLPSLSGFAMSLGFVIGGSIVTEVVFNYPGLGTTLFKAAQAADYPLMSAIFLLITIMVLVANLLADVVYVFLDPRTREA; encoded by the coding sequence ATGCGCACGGTGCTCAGGAAGCTCGGCTTCTACCTGCTCACCGCCTGGGTCGCGATCAGCCTGAACTTCCTGATCCCCCGGATCATGCCGGGCGATCCGGCCGAGCACCTGATCAACCAGTTCCACGGCAAGCTCAGCCCGGCGGCCATCCAGGCCCTGCGGGTCCTGTTCGGACAGCCGGACGCCAGCATGTGGACCCAGTACCTCAACTACTGGCGCAGCATCCTGACCGGCGACTTCGGCATCTCCTACGCCTACTACCCGGCCGACGTGAGCACCGTGCTGGGCCAGAGCATGTACTGGACGCTCGGTCTGATCACCGCGTGCACCATCCTCGGCTTCCTGATCGGCACCGGCCTCGGCATCGTGGCCGGCTGGAAACGGGGCAGCTGGCTGGACTCGCTGATACCGGTGACCACGTTCCTGTCGTCCATCCCGTACTTCTGGTTCGCCATCATCATCGTGCTGGTCTTCGCCATCACGCTGAACTGGTTCCCGTTGTCCGGTGGCTACTCGGTCGACACCACCATCGGCTTCAGCGGCGACTTCATCGCCAGCGCGCTGTACTACGCGGTGCTGCCGGCGGCGACCATCGTGATCACCTCGGTCGGCGGCTGGCTGATCAGCATGCGGAACATGATGGTGACCACGCTGTCCGAGGACTACGTGCGGCTGGCCGAGGCCAAGGGGCTCTCGAAGCGCCGGGTCATGTACAAGTACGCGGCCCGCAACGCGATGCTGCCGTCGCTGTCGGGTTTCGCGATGTCGCTGGGCTTCGTGATCGGCGGCTCGATCGTCACCGAAGTGGTCTTCAACTACCCCGGCCTCGGCACCACGTTGTTCAAGGCGGCGCAGGCCGCGGACTACCCGCTGATGTCGGCCATCTTCCTGCTGATCACGATCATGGTGCTGGTGGCCAACCTGCTCGCGGACGTCGTCTACGTGTTCCTCGACCCGAGGACGAGGGAGGCCTGA
- a CDS encoding zinc-dependent alcohol dehydrogenase has protein sequence MRLSQLVGPRKSEVAELPDPAPAADQVLVEVLACGVCTSDLSAWRDHDPAAAPLRLGHEIAGRVVAVGNQATRWTEGDLVTGLGGEGFASLSVMDAAALLPVPAGIEPAHAFGEPIAVLEEALSRSPVAAGSRVAVVGLGFMGLGLLQLAKRHAPGLILGVDPDPVRRERALSQGADVVFAPDELPAEYVGKSGHVADARFDVVLEATGVTPGLATAGRLVRPFGTLNVIGYHHAGDAKMDMDLWYKGVTVVNGFCPDRTRTIAAMAVTLDLIAQRRFSYAPLVTHRYALDQVDQAFADMETAGPDFVKGVVSSTRG, from the coding sequence ATGAGACTCAGCCAGTTGGTCGGCCCGCGTAAGTCGGAGGTCGCCGAGCTGCCCGATCCGGCGCCGGCGGCCGACCAGGTGCTGGTCGAGGTGCTGGCGTGCGGTGTCTGCACGTCCGACCTGTCGGCCTGGCGTGATCATGACCCCGCGGCGGCGCCGCTGCGCCTCGGCCACGAGATCGCCGGTCGCGTCGTGGCGGTCGGAAATCAGGCCACACGCTGGACCGAAGGCGATCTTGTCACCGGTCTCGGCGGCGAGGGCTTCGCTTCACTGTCCGTAATGGACGCTGCCGCGTTGCTGCCCGTGCCGGCCGGCATCGAGCCCGCCCACGCCTTCGGCGAGCCGATCGCCGTCCTTGAGGAAGCGCTCTCACGATCGCCGGTGGCGGCCGGCAGTCGGGTCGCCGTGGTCGGTCTGGGCTTCATGGGTCTCGGTCTGCTGCAACTGGCCAAACGTCATGCGCCAGGCCTCATCCTGGGCGTCGACCCCGATCCCGTTCGCCGCGAGAGAGCGCTCTCGCAAGGCGCGGATGTCGTCTTCGCGCCGGACGAGCTGCCGGCCGAGTACGTCGGAAAGTCCGGCCATGTCGCCGATGCCCGTTTCGACGTGGTGCTCGAAGCCACCGGCGTGACGCCCGGCCTGGCCACTGCCGGCCGACTCGTACGTCCCTTCGGCACGCTCAACGTCATCGGCTATCACCACGCCGGCGACGCCAAGATGGACATGGACCTCTGGTACAAGGGCGTCACCGTGGTCAACGGCTTCTGTCCCGACCGCACCCGCACCATCGCCGCCATGGCCGTGACCCTGGACCTGATCGCCCAGCGCCGCTTCAGCTACGCGCCGCTGGTCACCCACCGGTACGCCCTTGACCAGGTCGACCAGGCCTTCGCCGACATGGAAACGGCCGGTCCGGACTTCGTGAAAGGGGTGGTCAGTTCGACACGCGGCTGA
- a CDS encoding GntR family transcriptional regulator, with protein sequence MSDSSAVLPGYPDPLWIQAVTLVRGEIERGILKPGMRLAPERELCQQLGISRVTLRRALGHLVEEGVLSASRGRGWYVSQTAQPRKEWPNTLESFTETAARMGLRARSEVVQNRVDPATIDQAEQLAIAPGTQLYTLERVRLLNDMPIGLDLTRMAFALAPELPSLDFGERSLYAALAEAGIEPVRADSTIEATKADDRTARHLEIDPGEPILAMHQVALNANGEPLFTSTIRYVGERYRLRTSFSRVSN encoded by the coding sequence ATGAGCGACTCGTCCGCCGTCCTGCCGGGATATCCGGACCCGCTGTGGATCCAGGCGGTGACGCTGGTGCGCGGGGAGATCGAACGCGGCATCCTCAAGCCGGGCATGCGACTGGCCCCGGAACGCGAGCTGTGCCAGCAGCTGGGCATCAGCCGGGTGACGCTGCGCCGGGCGCTGGGCCACCTGGTCGAGGAAGGCGTGCTGAGCGCGTCGCGCGGCCGCGGCTGGTACGTCAGCCAGACTGCACAGCCGCGTAAAGAGTGGCCGAACACCCTGGAGTCGTTCACCGAGACCGCGGCGCGGATGGGCCTGCGAGCGCGGTCCGAGGTGGTGCAGAACCGCGTCGACCCGGCGACGATCGACCAGGCCGAACAGCTGGCCATCGCGCCCGGCACGCAGCTGTACACGCTGGAGCGGGTCCGGCTGCTCAACGACATGCCGATCGGCCTCGACCTGACCCGCATGGCCTTCGCCCTGGCCCCGGAGCTGCCGTCGCTCGACTTCGGAGAGCGCTCTCTCTATGCCGCGCTGGCCGAAGCCGGCATCGAGCCGGTGCGGGCCGACTCGACCATCGAGGCGACCAAGGCCGACGACCGCACCGCCCGACACCTGGAGATCGACCCCGGCGAGCCGATACTGGCCATGCATCAGGTGGCCCTCAACGCCAACGGCGAACCACTGTTCACATCGACCATCCGCTACGTCGGCGAGCGCTACCGCCTGCGGACCTCGTTCAGCCGCGTGTCGAACTGA